From the genome of Chroicocephalus ridibundus chromosome 1, bChrRid1.1, whole genome shotgun sequence, one region includes:
- the TIAM1 gene encoding rho guanine nucleotide exchange factor TIAM1 isoform X7: MSALWKVNRKLKNESAGRAGDSLYRMLYLEFTGPQLATMRQLTDADKLRKVICELLETERTYVKDLNCLMERYLKPLQKETFLTPDELDVLFGNLTEMVAFQVEFLKTLEDGVRLVPDLEKLEKVEQFKKVLFSLGGSFLYYADRFKLYSAFCASHTKVPKVLVKAKTDTAFKAFLDAQNPRRQHSSTLESYLIKPIQRILKYPLLLKELFALTDVDSEEHYHLDVAIKTMNKVASHINEMQKIHEEYGAVFDQLIAEQTGEKKEVADLSMGDLLLHNTVIWLNPPASLGKWKKEPELAAFVFKTAVVLVYKDGSKQKKKLGGSHRASIYEDWDPFRFRHMIPLEALQVRALASADAETNSVCEIVHVKSESEGRPERTFHLCCSSPEHRKDFLKAVHSILRDKHRRQLLKTESLPSSQQYVPFGGKRLCALKGARPAMNRAVSAPSKSLGRRRRRLARNRFTIDSDAVYTSSPEKEPQQPTHSGDTDRWVEEQFDLAQYEEQEDIKETDILSDDDEYCEAMRGAVADRDLRERLQAASITSSQPCREHRPRPAMDTHASRMTQLKKQAALSGINGDVEGHGEEVIWVRREDFVPSRKLNTEL; this comes from the exons ATGTCGGCTCTTTGGAAAGTTAACCGTAAACTCAAGAACGAAAGCGCTGGGAGAGCCGGTGACTCTCTGTACCGTATGCTGTATTTG GAATTTACAGGACCCCAGCTGGCCACCATGAGACAACTCACAGATGCAGACAAACTGCGAAAGGTTATCTGTGAACTTCTCGAGACAGAACGCACCTACGTCAAA gaCTTAAATTGTTTAATGGAGAGATACCTAAAGCCTCTACAAAAAGAAACGTTCCTCACACCAGATGAG cTGGATGTTCTGTTTGGGAATCTGACTGAAATGGTAGCATTCCAGGTAGAGTTCTTGAAAACTCTTGAAGATGGAGTAAGGCTGGTTCCAGACCTGGAAAAGCTTGAAAAAGTGGAGCAATTTAAG AAAGTGTTGTTTTCCTTGGGTGGATCCTTTCTTTACTACGCCGACCGGTTCAAGCTGTACAGTGCCTTCTGTGCCAGCCACACAAAAGTCCCCAAAGTCCTGGTGAAAG CCAAGACAGACACTGCTTTCAAGGCATTTCTGGATGCGCAGAATCCCCGACGGCAGCACTCCTCCACACTGGAGTCTTACCTCATCAAACCCATCCAGCGGATACTGAAATACCCTCTCCTGCTGAAGGAGCTCTTTGCTCTGACTGATGTAGACAGTGAAGAACATTATCACCTTGATG TGGCCATAAAAACAATGAACAAAGTTGCCAGCCACAtcaatgaaatgcagaaaatccaTGAAGAATATGGGGCAGTGTTTGACCAACTCATAGCAGaacaaacaggagagaaaaaagag GTTGCAGACCTTTCGATGGGGGACTTGCTCTTGCATAATACAGTGATATGGCTGAATCCTCCTGCTTCACTGGGGAAATGGAAGAAGGAACCTGAGCTGGCAGCATTTG TGTTCAAAACCGCTGTGGTCCTTGTATACAAGGATGGTTCCAAACAGAAGAAGAAACTT GGAGGATCACATAGAGCTTCAATTTATGAAGACTGGGATCCGTTCCGCTTTCGCCACATGATACCCTTAGAAGCGCTGCAGGTTCGAGCGCTGGCAAGTGCAG ATGCAGAGACCAATTCTGTATGTGAGATTGTCCATGTTAaatctgagtctgaaggcaggcCAGAAAGAACGTTTCATCTTTGCTGTAG TTCACCAGAACACAGGAAGGACTTTCTGAAGGCAGTGCACTCGATTCTGCGGGATAAACACAGAAGACAGCTTCTTAAAACCGAAAGCTTGCCCTCATCCCAGCAATATGTTCCTTTTGGTGGAAAAAGATTGTGTGCTCTAAAAGGTGCAAGGCCAGCCATGAACAGGGCAG TGTCAGCCCCAAGCAAGTCTcttgggaggaggaggcggcggctggCCCGAAACAGGTTTACCATTGACTCAGATGCCGTCTACACGAGCAGCCCTGAAAAAGAGCCCCAGCAGCCCACGCACAGTGGGGACACTGACCGCTGGGTAGAGGAACAGTTTGACCTTGCTCAGTATGAGGAGCAGGAGGACATCAAGGAAACGGACATCCTCAGCGATGACGATGAGTACTGCGAGGCCATGAGAGGTGCCGTGGCCGACCGAGACCTTCGGGAGCGGCTGCAGGCGGCCTCCATCACgagcagccagccctgccgggAACACCGCCCGCGCCCGGCCATGGACACGCACGCCTCCAGGATGACCCAGCTGAAGAAGCAGGCGGCCTTGTCCGGCATCAACGGTGACGTGGAGGGCCACGGCGAGGAGGTCATCTGGGTTAGGCGTGAAGACTTTGTCCCCAGCAGGAAACTGAACACGGAGCTCTAA
- the TIAM1 gene encoding rho guanine nucleotide exchange factor TIAM1 isoform X6, protein MSALWKVNRKLKNESAGRAGDSLYRMLYLSTEQVAAFCRSLHEMNPSDSSAHPQEFTGPQLATMRQLTDADKLRKVICELLETERTYVKDLNCLMERYLKPLQKETFLTPDELDVLFGNLTEMVAFQVEFLKTLEDGVRLVPDLEKLEKVEQFKKVLFSLGGSFLYYADRFKLYSAFCASHTKVPKVLVKAKTDTAFKAFLDAQNPRRQHSSTLESYLIKPIQRILKYPLLLKELFALTDVDSEEHYHLDVAIKTMNKVASHINEMQKIHEEYGAVFDQLIAEQTGEKKEVADLSMGDLLLHNTVIWLNPPASLGKWKKEPELAAFVFKTAVVLVYKDGSKQKKKLGGSHRASIYEDWDPFRFRHMIPLEALQVRALASADAETNSVCEIVHVKSESEGRPERTFHLCCSSPEHRKDFLKAVHSILRDKHRRQLLKTESLPSSQQYVPFGGKRLCALKGARPAMNRAVSAPSKSLGRRRRRLARNRFTIDSDAVYTSSPEKEPQQPTHSGDTDRWVEEQFDLAQYEEQEDIKETDILSDDDEYCEAMRGAVADRDLRERLQAASITSSQPCREHRPRPAMDTHASRMTQLKKQAALSGINGDVEGHGEEVIWVRREDFVPSRKLNTEL, encoded by the exons ATGTCGGCTCTTTGGAAAGTTAACCGTAAACTCAAGAACGAAAGCGCTGGGAGAGCCGGTGACTCTCTGTACCGTATGCTGTATTTG agtaCAGAGCAGGTCGCTGCTTTCTGTCGCAGTCTGCATGAAATGAACCCTTCTGATTCAAGTGCTCATCCTCAGGAATTTACAGGACCCCAGCTGGCCACCATGAGACAACTCACAGATGCAGACAAACTGCGAAAGGTTATCTGTGAACTTCTCGAGACAGAACGCACCTACGTCAAA gaCTTAAATTGTTTAATGGAGAGATACCTAAAGCCTCTACAAAAAGAAACGTTCCTCACACCAGATGAG cTGGATGTTCTGTTTGGGAATCTGACTGAAATGGTAGCATTCCAGGTAGAGTTCTTGAAAACTCTTGAAGATGGAGTAAGGCTGGTTCCAGACCTGGAAAAGCTTGAAAAAGTGGAGCAATTTAAG AAAGTGTTGTTTTCCTTGGGTGGATCCTTTCTTTACTACGCCGACCGGTTCAAGCTGTACAGTGCCTTCTGTGCCAGCCACACAAAAGTCCCCAAAGTCCTGGTGAAAG CCAAGACAGACACTGCTTTCAAGGCATTTCTGGATGCGCAGAATCCCCGACGGCAGCACTCCTCCACACTGGAGTCTTACCTCATCAAACCCATCCAGCGGATACTGAAATACCCTCTCCTGCTGAAGGAGCTCTTTGCTCTGACTGATGTAGACAGTGAAGAACATTATCACCTTGATG TGGCCATAAAAACAATGAACAAAGTTGCCAGCCACAtcaatgaaatgcagaaaatccaTGAAGAATATGGGGCAGTGTTTGACCAACTCATAGCAGaacaaacaggagagaaaaaagag GTTGCAGACCTTTCGATGGGGGACTTGCTCTTGCATAATACAGTGATATGGCTGAATCCTCCTGCTTCACTGGGGAAATGGAAGAAGGAACCTGAGCTGGCAGCATTTG TGTTCAAAACCGCTGTGGTCCTTGTATACAAGGATGGTTCCAAACAGAAGAAGAAACTT GGAGGATCACATAGAGCTTCAATTTATGAAGACTGGGATCCGTTCCGCTTTCGCCACATGATACCCTTAGAAGCGCTGCAGGTTCGAGCGCTGGCAAGTGCAG ATGCAGAGACCAATTCTGTATGTGAGATTGTCCATGTTAaatctgagtctgaaggcaggcCAGAAAGAACGTTTCATCTTTGCTGTAG TTCACCAGAACACAGGAAGGACTTTCTGAAGGCAGTGCACTCGATTCTGCGGGATAAACACAGAAGACAGCTTCTTAAAACCGAAAGCTTGCCCTCATCCCAGCAATATGTTCCTTTTGGTGGAAAAAGATTGTGTGCTCTAAAAGGTGCAAGGCCAGCCATGAACAGGGCAG TGTCAGCCCCAAGCAAGTCTcttgggaggaggaggcggcggctggCCCGAAACAGGTTTACCATTGACTCAGATGCCGTCTACACGAGCAGCCCTGAAAAAGAGCCCCAGCAGCCCACGCACAGTGGGGACACTGACCGCTGGGTAGAGGAACAGTTTGACCTTGCTCAGTATGAGGAGCAGGAGGACATCAAGGAAACGGACATCCTCAGCGATGACGATGAGTACTGCGAGGCCATGAGAGGTGCCGTGGCCGACCGAGACCTTCGGGAGCGGCTGCAGGCGGCCTCCATCACgagcagccagccctgccgggAACACCGCCCGCGCCCGGCCATGGACACGCACGCCTCCAGGATGACCCAGCTGAAGAAGCAGGCGGCCTTGTCCGGCATCAACGGTGACGTGGAGGGCCACGGCGAGGAGGTCATCTGGGTTAGGCGTGAAGACTTTGTCCCCAGCAGGAAACTGAACACGGAGCTCTAA